GGCCCAGCTTGATAAAGCGGAGCGACAAGAGGTTCGCCAGCAGGTCTACAGCTACTGCAATGAGCAGTACCAGGCGGGTGAAGAGATTGCACTGACCTCGCTTTCTCAGGAGCTCGCCGGGGTCAGCGAGAAGAGCTTCCAGACCTTTACTGCCGAACAAGGCTATGATCTGGAGCAACACTTCCCGGCAGATCGCAGCACATTACGTCAACTCACCAAATTTACCGGCAGTGGTGGCGGACTCACGATTAACTTTGATGCCCTGCTACTGGGAGAGCGGATATTCTGGGACCCGGCGACAGATACCCTGACGATCAAAGGAACGCCCCCTAATCTACGCGATCAACTGCAACGGCGCACTTCTGGCGCGCAATAGCGTGGGAGACAGCCCGCGATAAAGCAAACTAAAACGCCCCGCCTGATTCAGGCCGGGGCGTTGACTCTTCAGCGTATCATTCGCTCTTAAGCGCGAAGGAAATCGATATGTTCCAGTTTAGGTTTAAACGGATGGCGCTGAATAGCCTGAACTTTGACTTTTTCTTCTTTTTTACCATCGATAACGATAGTCAGCACATCAGTATAGAACTCTTCTTTAGCCTGCAGGTTCCATAGTTTGTCCTGATCCAGTTCGATGGCTACTGGCTCTGCTTTTCCGCCATAGATAATAGCCGGAAGTTTGTTAGCAGCACGCAGGCGGCGGCTCGCACCCTTACCCTGCTCTTTACGTACTTGTGCGTCGATTGTAATCATAATCTCTCTTCTTTGGTTTGATTCCTGCCACAGGCGACCCAGTAGCAGGCAGATGATCCACTTTGCGAATGCAAAAGCGGGCGGCATTATAGCCTTCAGCCAGCATAACGGCAACGAAAACCTGTGCCGGTTAGCTATTAGCGCAGTTGGTTAGCGCGCCGGAAACGCCCCTGGTAGTCGAATATTTTACTACGGATCTGCCAGTATTGCCCTTTCCTGCGGGCAATGACGAAATCAGGCGCGCGCAGCCGCGATTGCTGAGTGAGAATATCAGCCACAGTGGTCCAGCATAAGGGAACGCCCGGCGTTCGGCTGTGTTGACGGAGAAAGATCTGCTCAAAGGCAGCGCGCTGTGCGGCAGTTTGTAAACGAAAACGCTCGCTGACTTCCGCGCCATCCTCATCATAATAGGTGATTTTTAGCCACTCCCCCTGACTATCGGTGCCAGGCTGTAAAGCCATCCCACTACAGCGCAACACCAGCGCATCTTTCAGTCTTAACGCCGCCTTGAGCTGATCATCCGGATCGACCAGCACCGCACCACACTGATGACAGCCACGGGCGGCGATATCATTTTCGGCATGACATTGCGGGCAGTTTTTAAAACGAAACCGAAAATCACATTGCTGACGATGACCGCTGGCTTGATCGTCGATAAACCAGCCCTGGCAGCGGCGACCAAAATGTTCTATTAACGTACCGTCAGCCGCTATCTTGCCCCAGAACGTATTGGCGAAGCCACACGCCGGGCAAAATACCTGTACCGGGACATTATCGCTCTCCCCTTTTGGCGTGCCGATCTCGGGGGTATAGAGATCATGAGGATTACCCGCATAGTCAAGGATCAGACAGTGGCTTTTCCCCGCCGCCAGACGCAGACCACGACCCACAATTTGTTGATACAAGCTGACAGACTCCGTGGGACGCAGAATAGCAATCAGATCAACATGCGGCGCGTCAAAACCGGTGGTCAGTACCGCCACATTCACCAGATAGCGATAACGCTGCGCTTTGAAATTTTCGATCAAGCAATCACGCTGCGGGCCGGAGGTCTCCCCAGTGATCAGCGCGGCTTCGCCTGCCGGTAACAGGGCGGTAATTTCCCGTGCATGGTTGACCGTCGCTGCAAAAATCATCACCCCATGGCGGGTTTGTGCCAGACTGACTATCTGACTGACAATATGCGGGGTAATACGTTGCTGTTTGCTGAGTGCCTGGTTCAGGTCAGATTCACGAAATAAACCATGATCCTGTGGCTGTATGCCGCTGAAATCATACTGCGCTACCGGCATGTCGAGGCGTTGCGGTGGGGTCAGATAACCGTGTTTGATCATATAACGCAACGGCAACTCGTAAATACATTCACGGAACAATGCCTTTTCGTCACCCCGTACCATGCCGTGATAATGAAACTGATAGATCCACCCTTTGCCGAGGCGAAAAGGGGTAGCGGTAAGCCCCAGCAGACGCAAGTGGGGGTTCATCTCCTGTAACTGATTGATAATCTGCCGATACTGGCTATCATCATCATCGCTGATACGATGACACTCATCAATAATCAACAGTGAGAATTGATGTTTAAATTGCGTAAGATGACGCGCAACCGATTGTACGCTACCAAAAACGACTTTGCCGTGGCTCTCTTTATGCTGCAATCCGGCGGCAAAGATGTCGGCTTCCTGCCCCAGCGCGCAATATTTCGCATGATTTTGTGCCACCAGCTCTTTAACATGCGCCAGTACCAGCACCCGGCCACGTGCCAGTCGGGCCAGTTCGGCGATAATCAGGCTTTTGCCCGCCCCGGTTGGCAGAACGATCACCGCAGGTTCGCTATGTTGACGGAACCAGCTGAGCGTTGCATCGACCGCCTCTTGCTGGTAAGGACGTAAGGTAAAAGACATACAAATACTGGTTATATATACATGGAGTGATGATAACCAAAATTATCGGCTATTGCACGGCGATGCTGATCAGATCACTCAATATCGTCGTCTGTCACCGTATCCCAGTTACCTGAGACATTATTCCAGTCGCAAATAATATGCGCTGATCTCGTTGAGCAGGCAGGGGGCGACGATTTCTCTGATTTTTCCGCTGAACATCCGCTGATAAACAAAATCAGGAACAGCAGGAAAACAGCACCTGTCATTTTTTTACTCGTCTGCATAATTTCCCCCTGTTCTGTGGCAGAAAAAGCACATCGGCAACCAACGGGAAGCCAGCGGCCGATAAAACCATCATTAACATCCTGCTTTTAATCATATTATAGCGGTAACGTCACCCTCTGAAAAAGAGCGAGTCACTACCGCGTACATCGGATACCGGGCAATTTCAGCCTGGTGGGTCAGGCTCTAAAACCCGCTGATCATTGTAAAACAGAAAATAGTTTCTATTATTCGACGTATCTCTGTGCGGATACGAGGATCATCAAGATGAGAGTCAATGGGATTACAAAAGGTTTCTTCATCCTGATTTTACTGGCGGTCAGTCTTGCCTTTTTTGCTATTCTCGCCCCATATTATTCCGCTATCTTATGGGCCACTATTCTGGCTGTTATTTTTAATCCGATTAAAAATAAATTACGCCTGCGTTTTGGTAACCGTAATGGCCTGGCTTCGCTGGTAACTGTCATCATGATTTGCCTGCTGGTCTTTACGCCACTGGCGGTTATTCTCTCCTCGCTGGCCTACGAACTGAATATGGTCTATAGCCGACTCCAGCATAATGACACCCAGTTTCCTGCGGTGGTGGCCAGCCTGTTTGCACATCTTCCTGACTGGGCGCGGAACTTTCTTTCAGAACATCATCTCGATAGTGCCAGCCAAATTCAGGAGCAGCTGGCTAATGCGGCACTCAAAGGCGGCCAATACCTCGCCGGTAGCGCCTTTTTAATTAGCAAGAGCACCTTTGGT
The sequence above is drawn from the Enterobacteriaceae bacterium ESL0689 genome and encodes:
- the rplY gene encoding 50S ribosomal protein L25, which produces MITIDAQVRKEQGKGASRRLRAANKLPAIIYGGKAEPVAIELDQDKLWNLQAKEEFYTDVLTIVIDGKKEEKVKVQAIQRHPFKPKLEHIDFLRA
- a CDS encoding DEAD/DEAH box helicase is translated as MSFTLRPYQQEAVDATLSWFRQHSEPAVIVLPTGAGKSLIIAELARLARGRVLVLAHVKELVAQNHAKYCALGQEADIFAAGLQHKESHGKVVFGSVQSVARHLTQFKHQFSLLIIDECHRISDDDDSQYRQIINQLQEMNPHLRLLGLTATPFRLGKGWIYQFHYHGMVRGDEKALFRECIYELPLRYMIKHGYLTPPQRLDMPVAQYDFSGIQPQDHGLFRESDLNQALSKQQRITPHIVSQIVSLAQTRHGVMIFAATVNHAREITALLPAGEAALITGETSGPQRDCLIENFKAQRYRYLVNVAVLTTGFDAPHVDLIAILRPTESVSLYQQIVGRGLRLAAGKSHCLILDYAGNPHDLYTPEIGTPKGESDNVPVQVFCPACGFANTFWGKIAADGTLIEHFGRRCQGWFIDDQASGHRQQCDFRFRFKNCPQCHAENDIAARGCHQCGAVLVDPDDQLKAALRLKDALVLRCSGMALQPGTDSQGEWLKITYYDEDGAEVSERFRLQTAAQRAAFEQIFLRQHSRTPGVPLCWTTVADILTQQSRLRAPDFVIARRKGQYWQIRSKIFDYQGRFRRANQLR